The following nucleotide sequence is from candidate division KSB1 bacterium.
TCAAGAAAAAAATTGAACCCTTCAAAAGAACCTTTATCGGCTGATGAAAACAGATTGGTCTTCGCGCTGGATAATTACATTAAACTTTTTCCACATGATTCAGAGACTTCAAAGATGCTGGCGAAGGCCGGGGCGTTGTACTTCAACCATCGTCAGTTTAAACCATCTTTGAAATACTTCAAGACATTGGCTAAGCAATTTCCGGAAAGCGAAGGTGCAAATCAAGCACGCTTCACGGTCATGGAGAGCTACTTTGGCAAAGGCGATTTCAAAAGCACAGAACTCATCGCCAAAAGACTCAAAGACCTAGCGCCGGAATTTAGCGAAAAAGCAACCAAACGATTGGCAGAATCGATTTTCTTCCAGGCAAAAACGTACGCCGATTCTGCACTGCATTTCCAGGCAGCCGAAGAATACCGGCGTGTAGTCGCCGAAGTTCCCAACGCCGAATTTGCCAACGTGGCAATTTATAATTCCGGATTGGAATTTGACCAGGCCAAAGAATACCGCCGAGCTATCGAAAGTTACAAAATGCTGCTCGCATCTTATCCGAAATCAGAGCACACACTGCAGGCCGTCAATAATTTAGCATTTGATTATCGCGAGTTGGGCGACCTGCGCAATGCCGCCTCGACTTATGAAAGACTGGCGGATTTAGATTCTACTCAGACCGGCAGACAGGTTGCACTTTACAATGCCAGTGTTTCCTATGTCCAGGCCGAGGAATGGCACCGGGCAATTCAGGTGAACAACAAATTCGTCGAGAGATTCCCCAACGCAGAAGAGGCCGACGAACTGCTGTTTAACAATGCGAACTATTATCTGAAATTGCATGACCTGCAAAACGCTAACAATATTTATGCGTCCTTTGCAAAAAAATATCCGGCTTCGCCGAAAGCCGTTGAAGCTTTGTATCACCGCGGGTTGTATTTAGCTGAAAGTAATCGTATTTCGGAAGCCAAAACCGAGTTTGATAAGGCAATCGCTAAAAATGCTGAACTGAAGAAAAACAAAAAAGAAGGTAATGATTTTTACACCTCAGAGGCCCTATTTCAGTTGGCTGGAATTAAGTTTAAAGAATTTAAGAACATCGAATTTAGATTGCCTGCCAAAGCCATCGTGCAAAAGAAAAAAGATAAGAAGGCGCTGCTTGTTGAATTGGTGGAAAAATATACTACTGTTGCGGGGTTTGGTACCGTCCGTTTGTACGAATCGACGTACAAAATTGGTCATGCTTACGAAGAATTTGCCAAGACCTGGGCGCACCAGGAAATTCCTGCCATGGACGAGAACCGCAGAATGGTAGCCCGGAAAGAAATTAATCAGACCGCGGCTGAACTTTATGATAAGGCAGTAGATGCCTATAAAAATGGCGCGGCCGTCCTGGAGAAATTTGCTGCAAAACAAAAGCAAAAGAGAGATGCTGGCGCCGATAATCTCCAACCAAACAAACTTTCTCTGGCGGACTCATCGCTTGCGGCAGCGGAGAATTGGATCTCTTTGTCTAAGAATAAAGTTTCGGAAAACTTGTTTGCAATCGCCGAAATTTATAACGAGTCCTTAACTCAGTTGCTCAATCTCCCGGTACCAGCAGGGATGAAAGCGGTGGAGCAACTCGTTTACCAGCAGCAGGTTTTAGAAAAAGTAGTTGCGCCAATCACCAACCAAGTAGTTGAGGCCCATGCCCGAAATTTGAAAGAAAGCGCTGAGCTAAACATAGAGAATCAATGGACGGACTCATCACTGGAGCGGATTCTTGCTGTCAGCACCATTGTTCCTGATGTACTGCAAAAGCTTGGCAAGCGGGCATTGGCAAGCTACGCTAATAAAGCCAAATCCTACGAACGTCTGGTTGAAGCCGACGATGAAGCCGCGTTTGATGTTTCCGAGGCACTGGCTAACATGGTTGAGCTGGGCAGCTCTTTTACATTTTCGGCAGCTCAGGCCTACCACCAGAATATCGCCAGGACTCGCCAAATGTTACCGGACACTTCGGCGCTTGAAAAGCCGGCTGAGAAATTCATGAAGGCAGTCATCGAGTTTGGCCTCACGGCGGATTCGCAGGCCATGCTCGCCAGGGACCAGATTCAGAAATACGAAAAGCGTTTTCAAGAGACTGAGAACCCGGCTTTTGAAGATGCGCAGTTCACTTATGACGATATTTATTGGTCTTTGACTGACGGTTCTCAAAAAATCCTGAAGTTTGGCTACCAGGCGAGTCAGGATTTAAAGATGACCGATACCTGGGGTCAGAAAATAGCCACGCTTTTGGTTAAAACCAACCCGCAAGAATATGCAGAACAATTGGGATTTAAAGTCGCTGAGCAGACCCTACCAAGCTCGTCGAGTTGGCTGGTTAGTTCAGAATTTTTCAAAGGCTGGAGCGAGATTGAGTTCAGCGATTCCGGGTGGAGCGCGGCATATAACGAAGGCCTCGGAAAACGGATTTCTGACAACAATGTCACAGTCCAGGCTATCTGGTTGACCCATTTCGACCAGAGTCAACTTTCGGATTCCGAATCGAAGAAACCCATTCGGTCGGCTTCGTCGCAAGATTCACTCTCTGTCGACGGTTTTTCAAAAGCGGTCAAACGTCCGAACAAAGTTTATTTTCGCAAGACATTTGATATAGAAGGGCTGCCGTTTTCCGGCACGATAAAATTGTTTGCCGACGATACTTATAAACTTTTTGTTAATGGGCAAATGGTTTCAGAATCTTTTGCAGAGTCCGATAATAAAACAGACATTCAAAATATAAGTTTGACTCAATATCTACGCAGCGGTCAAAATATCATCGCAATTGAAGTGAAGGATTCTGACAACAGCTTCGGAAATATGGAGTCCCTGATTCAAATCAAGAATCTACCCGATTGGAAAGGGGAAATTTAGGACTTGAAAATGAAAACAACTACCCTGACCCTTTACCTCGTTCCAAAGCTCCTGCTTTGGAACGGCAATTTAGGCGAAGCAGGAAGCAGAGCTTCTCGACCAAGTGCGTTCCCAAACTGGAGTTTGGGAACGAGAAAAATGGGACTGGCTTTCCTAATCATCTGCTGTTGCTTTTTTGCAAACGCCGCTTTCGCTCAGTCTGATTCTGATAAAAAGAAATCTAAAACTTCGAAGAAGAAACAGAGTGAGCTCGTTTTTGACGATATTGTTATTGAAGCAATCATCGAGAAGCCGAATATTGCTATCCTGCCGACTCGCAGGTTGAAGAAACTCGGCGAAATCGATTTTATCAACCGCTCTTTTGCGGAGGAATTGAAGGCGGTGCCTGAAAAGTCTTTTCTTTTCAAGGGCGAACTTGAAAAGCCTAAAAAGATCGATAATATTAAAAAGCTTCTTAAGAAGCGGAAGAAGGGGAATTAACATCTAACCGGGTCACTGCCAAGGCATTTGGCTTTAGACAAACCCAATACCCGAATGTCATTTTATAGAATATATTAACAATTGACTTAAAAAAACTAACCAACTTTAGGAGGTTTAATCATCATGGCTGAAATTTTTGAAGGTTTTCGTCCCGGGGTATCCGGATGGCTTTTCATGTGGGCGCTCTTGATTACCGGAGCTTTTATGGTAGCGATTGCTATTGAAAGAGGCTACTACATCTGGGTGAGATCAAGCATCAACTCCGGTAAGTTCATGTCGAAAATC
It contains:
- the bamD gene encoding outer membrane protein assembly factor BamD; the protein is MNPSKEPLSADENRLVFALDNYIKLFPHDSETSKMLAKAGALYFNHRQFKPSLKYFKTLAKQFPESEGANQARFTVMESYFGKGDFKSTELIAKRLKDLAPEFSEKATKRLAESIFFQAKTYADSALHFQAAEEYRRVVAEVPNAEFANVAIYNSGLEFDQAKEYRRAIESYKMLLASYPKSEHTLQAVNNLAFDYRELGDLRNAASTYERLADLDSTQTGRQVALYNASVSYVQAEEWHRAIQVNNKFVERFPNAEEADELLFNNANYYLKLHDLQNANNIYASFAKKYPASPKAVEALYHRGLYLAESNRISEAKTEFDKAIAKNAELKKNKKEGNDFYTSEALFQLAGIKFKEFKNIEFRLPAKAIVQKKKDKKALLVELVEKYTTVAGFGTVRLYESTYKIGHAYEEFAKTWAHQEIPAMDENRRMVARKEINQTAAELYDKAVDAYKNGAAVLEKFAAKQKQKRDAGADNLQPNKLSLADSSLAAAENWISLSKNKVSENLFAIAEIYNESLTQLLNLPVPAGMKAVEQLVYQQQVLEKVVAPITNQVVEAHARNLKESAELNIENQWTDSSLERILAVSTIVPDVLQKLGKRALASYANKAKSYERLVEADDEAAFDVSEALANMVELGSSFTFSAAQAYHQNIARTRQMLPDTSALEKPAEKFMKAVIEFGLTADSQAMLARDQIQKYEKRFQETENPAFEDAQFTYDDIYWSLTDGSQKILKFGYQASQDLKMTDTWGQKIATLLVKTNPQEYAEQLGFKVAEQTLPSSSSWLVSSEFFKGWSEIEFSDSGWSAAYNEGLGKRISDNNVTVQAIWLTHFDQSQLSDSESKKPIRSASSQDSLSVDGFSKAVKRPNKVYFRKTFDIEGLPFSGTIKLFADDTYKLFVNGQMVSESFAESDNKTDIQNISLTQYLRSGQNIIAIEVKDSDNSFGNMESLIQIKNLPDWKGEI